In a genomic window of Mycolicibacillus parakoreensis:
- a CDS encoding cystathionine beta-synthase, with amino-acid sequence MRIAGHISELIGDTPLVELNSVVPSGAGRVVAKIEYLNPGASSKDRIAVNMIDAAEASGELRPGGTIIEPTSGNTGVGLALVAQRRGYHCVFVCPDKVSEDKQNVLRAYGAEVLVCPTAVPPDHPDSYYSVSDRLVGEIDGAWKPDQYSNQQGPASHYQSTGPEIWADTDGQVTHFVAGIGTGGTITGTGRYLKEASADRPGGPVQVIGADPEGSVYSGGTGRPYLVEGVGEDFWPDAYDPAIPDQIIAVSDSDSFEMTRRLAREEALLVGGSCGMAVVAAAQVAEQAGPDALVVVLLPDGGRGYMSKIFNDAWMSSYGFLRTRLDGSTRQPTVGDVLRGKSGVLPDLVHTHPSETLRDAIGILREYGVSQMPVVGAEPPVMAGEVAGSVSERELLSAVFEGRAQLADAVASHMSPPLPLIGAGEQVSAAADALREADAVMVVEEGKPAGVITRHDLLGFLSDGSRRK; translated from the coding sequence ATGCGGATCGCGGGTCATATCAGTGAACTCATCGGCGACACCCCTCTGGTTGAGCTGAACTCCGTGGTGCCGTCCGGCGCCGGCCGGGTGGTCGCCAAAATCGAGTACCTCAACCCCGGGGCGAGCTCCAAGGACCGTATCGCGGTGAACATGATCGACGCGGCCGAAGCCAGCGGGGAGCTGCGCCCCGGCGGCACCATCATCGAACCGACGTCGGGCAACACCGGTGTGGGGCTGGCGTTGGTCGCCCAGCGTCGCGGCTACCACTGTGTGTTCGTCTGTCCGGACAAGGTCAGCGAGGACAAACAGAACGTGCTGCGCGCCTACGGCGCCGAGGTCCTGGTCTGCCCGACCGCGGTGCCGCCGGATCACCCGGACAGCTACTACAGCGTCTCCGACCGGCTGGTCGGCGAGATCGACGGCGCCTGGAAACCCGACCAGTACTCCAACCAGCAGGGCCCGGCCAGCCACTACCAGAGCACCGGCCCGGAGATCTGGGCCGACACCGACGGTCAGGTCACCCACTTCGTCGCCGGGATCGGCACCGGCGGCACCATCACCGGCACCGGCCGCTACCTCAAGGAGGCCTCCGCCGACCGGCCCGGCGGCCCGGTGCAGGTCATCGGGGCCGACCCGGAGGGCTCGGTGTACTCCGGCGGCACCGGGCGGCCCTACCTGGTCGAGGGGGTGGGCGAGGATTTCTGGCCGGACGCCTACGACCCGGCCATCCCGGATCAGATCATCGCGGTCTCCGACTCGGACTCCTTCGAGATGACCCGGCGGCTGGCCCGCGAGGAGGCGCTGCTGGTCGGCGGATCGTGTGGCATGGCGGTGGTGGCCGCCGCCCAGGTCGCCGAGCAGGCCGGGCCCGACGCGCTGGTGGTCGTGCTGTTGCCCGACGGGGGCCGCGGCTACATGTCGAAGATCTTCAACGACGCGTGGATGTCGTCCTACGGGTTCCTGCGCACCCGCCTGGACGGATCGACGCGGCAACCCACCGTCGGCGATGTGCTGCGCGGCAAATCCGGGGTGCTGCCCGATCTGGTGCACACCCATCCGTCGGAGACGCTGCGCGACGCGATCGGGATCCTGCGCGAATACGGGGTCTCGCAGATGCCGGTGGTCGGTGCCGAGCCGCCGGTGATGGCCGGCGAGGTGGCCGGCAGCGTCTCCGAGCGCGAACTGCTCTCGGCGGTGTTCGAGGGCCGCGCCCAGCTGGCCGACGCGGTCGCCAGCCACATGAGCCCCCCGTTGCCGTTGATCGGTGCCGGTGAACAGGTGAGCGCGGCCGCCGACGCGCTGCGCGAGGCCGACGCGGTGATGGTGGTCGAGGAGGGCAAGCCCGCCGGCGTCATCACCCGGCACGACTTGCTGGGTTTCCTCTCCGACGGGTCGCGACGCAAATAA
- a CDS encoding RDD family protein, which translates to MTHQPPPGNYPPPGNYPPPGNYPPPGNYPPPGSYPPPPPGNYPPPPPGNFAPPPPGYAPAPQPVGQLPAEAYTPWISRVGAYFVDAAPIFGLMIVVGFLGAVTGSDSAAAFLGLLAQLAVLGYLIWNFGYRQGVTGSSIGKSVLKFKVVAEATGQPIGFGMSVVRQIAHFVDGIIFCIGYLFPLWDAKRQTLADKIMATVCLPIEPAHQPGPY; encoded by the coding sequence ATGACCCACCAGCCGCCGCCGGGAAACTACCCCCCGCCGGGCAACTACCCGCCGCCGGGCAACTACCCGCCGCCGGGCAACTACCCGCCGCCGGGCAGCTACCCGCCGCCCCCGCCGGGGAACTACCCGCCGCCGCCGCCGGGGAACTTCGCCCCGCCGCCGCCCGGCTACGCGCCGGCGCCCCAACCGGTGGGTCAGCTGCCGGCCGAGGCGTACACGCCGTGGATCTCCCGGGTGGGCGCCTACTTCGTCGACGCGGCCCCGATCTTCGGGTTGATGATCGTGGTCGGGTTCCTCGGCGCGGTCACCGGCAGCGACAGCGCCGCGGCGTTCCTCGGCCTGCTGGCCCAACTGGCGGTGCTGGGCTATCTGATCTGGAACTTCGGCTACCGGCAAGGTGTCACCGGGTCGAGCATCGGCAAGTCGGTGTTGAAGTTCAAGGTGGTCGCCGAGGCCACCGGCCAGCCGATCGGGTTCGGGATGTCGGTGGTGCGTCAGATCGCCCACTTCGTCGACGGCATCATCTTCTGCATCGGGTATCTGTTCCCGCTCTGGGACGCCAAACGCCAGACCCTGGCCGACAAGATCATGGCCACCGTCTGCCTGCCCATCGAGCCGGCGCACCAGCCCGGACCGTACTGA
- a CDS encoding cystathionine gamma-synthase produces MTEQREPRRAPGLSTRAIHAGYRPDPATGAVNAPIYASSTFAQDGVGALRDGYEYARTGNPTRTALEAALAAVEGGRFGRAFGSGMAATDCALRALLRPGEHLIIPDDAYGGTFRLIDKVFTHWGIGYTPVPLADLDAVRAAITDRTRLILVETPTNPLLSIADIAALAEIGHSAGAKTLVDNTFASPALQQPLALGADVVLHSTTKYIGGHSDVVGGALVTDDEDTDAAFAFLQNGAGAVPGPFDAYLTLRGLKTLVLRMQRHSDNAATVAEFLAGHPAVAEVRYPGRPDHPGHAVAARQMSGFGGMVSVRMHGGRAAAERLCAGTEIFILAESLGGVESLIEHPGAMTHASTAGSQLEVPDDLVRLSVGIEDAADLIADLEQALPR; encoded by the coding sequence ATGACTGAACAACGAGAGCCCCGTCGCGCACCGGGCCTGTCCACCCGAGCCATCCACGCCGGCTACCGGCCCGACCCGGCCACCGGCGCGGTCAACGCCCCGATCTACGCGAGCAGCACGTTCGCCCAGGACGGGGTCGGCGCCCTGCGCGACGGCTACGAGTACGCCCGGACCGGCAACCCCACCCGCACCGCGCTGGAGGCCGCGCTCGCCGCGGTCGAGGGCGGGCGGTTCGGGCGGGCCTTCGGCTCCGGGATGGCCGCCACCGACTGTGCGCTGCGCGCGCTGCTGCGCCCCGGTGAGCACCTGATCATCCCCGACGACGCCTACGGCGGCACCTTCCGGCTCATCGACAAGGTGTTCACCCACTGGGGGATCGGCTACACCCCGGTGCCGCTGGCCGACCTCGACGCGGTGCGCGCGGCGATCACCGACCGCACCCGGCTGATCCTGGTGGAGACCCCCACCAACCCGCTGCTGTCGATCGCCGACATCGCCGCGCTCGCCGAGATCGGGCATAGCGCCGGGGCGAAGACCCTGGTGGACAACACGTTCGCCTCCCCGGCGCTGCAACAGCCGCTGGCGCTCGGCGCCGACGTGGTGCTGCACTCCACCACCAAATACATCGGCGGGCACTCCGACGTGGTCGGGGGCGCGCTGGTCACCGACGACGAGGACACCGACGCGGCGTTCGCGTTCCTGCAGAACGGTGCCGGGGCGGTGCCGGGGCCGTTCGACGCCTATCTGACCCTGCGTGGGCTGAAAACCCTGGTGCTGCGCATGCAGCGGCACAGCGACAACGCCGCGACGGTCGCCGAGTTCCTCGCCGGGCATCCCGCGGTCGCCGAGGTGCGCTACCCGGGCCGGCCCGACCATCCCGGCCACGCGGTGGCCGCCCGCCAGATGAGCGGATTCGGCGGCATGGTGTCGGTGCGGATGCACGGCGGGCGCGCGGCCGCCGAACGGCTCTGCGCCGGCACCGAGATCTTCATCCTGGCCGAGTCGCTGGGCGGGGTGGAGTCGCTGATCGAGCACCCCGGTGCGATGACCCACGCGTCGACCGCGGGGTCCCAGCTGGAGGTGCCCGACGATCTGGTGCGGCTGTCGGTGGGCATCGAGGACGCCGCCGACCTCATCGCCGACCTGGAGCAGGCTCTCCCGCGGTGA
- the greA gene encoding transcription elongation factor GreA, with protein MTDTQLTWLTQESHDRLKAELDQLIANRPVIAAEINDRREEGDLRENGGYHAAREEQGQQEARIRQLQDLLNTAKVGEAPTQSGVALPGSVVTIYYDGDESDSETFLIATRQEGIHEEGELEVYSPNSPLGAALLNAKVGETRSYTVPNGNTIKVTLVSAEPYRG; from the coding sequence ATGACGGACACTCAGCTGACCTGGCTGACCCAGGAGTCACATGACCGGCTCAAGGCCGAACTCGATCAGTTGATCGCCAACCGCCCCGTCATCGCCGCCGAGATCAACGACCGCCGCGAAGAGGGGGATCTGCGCGAGAACGGCGGCTACCACGCGGCCCGGGAGGAGCAGGGCCAGCAGGAGGCCCGGATTCGCCAGCTGCAGGACCTGCTCAACACCGCCAAGGTCGGGGAGGCCCCGACCCAGTCGGGGGTGGCCTTGCCCGGCTCGGTGGTCACGATCTACTACGACGGCGACGAGTCGGACTCCGAGACGTTTCTGATCGCCACCCGTCAGGAGGGCATCCACGAGGAGGGCGAGCTCGAGGTGTACTCGCCGAACTCCCCGCTGGGCGCGGCGCTGCTCAACGCCAAGGTGGGCGAGACCCGCAGCTACACGGTGCCCAACGGCAACACCATCAAGGTGACGCTGGTCAGCGCCGAACCGTACCGCGGCTGA
- a CDS encoding DUF4307 domain-containing protein: protein MTEAAQLPPTPPPARYGRQRRARGPRRRVVIAVTVLAIAAGTVIAVVGYQRFSRAEVSGKMVGYELLDDRTVAVTISVTRLDPSTPVQCIVRARAKDGGETGRREVLVPASSESTVVVTTRVTSSKPPVVGDIYGCGTDVPGYLRAP from the coding sequence ATGACCGAAGCCGCACAGTTACCCCCGACACCCCCGCCGGCCCGTTACGGGCGGCAACGCCGGGCCCGCGGGCCGCGCCGACGGGTGGTGATCGCGGTGACGGTGTTGGCGATCGCGGCGGGAACGGTCATCGCGGTCGTCGGCTACCAGCGGTTCAGCCGCGCCGAGGTCTCCGGGAAAATGGTCGGCTACGAGCTCCTCGACGACCGGACGGTGGCGGTCACGATCAGCGTGACCCGGCTGGACCCGTCGACACCGGTGCAGTGCATCGTGCGGGCCCGCGCCAAGGACGGCGGCGAAACCGGCCGCCGGGAGGTGCTGGTGCCGGCGTCCTCGGAGTCGACGGTCGTGGTGACCACCCGAGTGACCTCCAGTAAGCCGCCGGTCGTCGGCGACATCTACGGCTGCGGCACCGATGTGCCCGGTTACCTGCGCGCCCCCTGA
- the mca gene encoding mycothiol conjugate amidase Mca, translating into MNKLRLMAVHAHPDDESSKGAATLARYADEGHRVLVVTLTGGERGDILNPAMDLPEVRGNIADVRRDEMAKAASILGVEQTWLGFVDSGLPKGDPPPPLPDDCFARVPLEVSTAALVRVIREFRPHVMTTYDENGGYPHPDHIRCHQVSVAAYEAAADARRFPESGRVWSVGKLYYNHGFLRERMQMLQDEFAKHGQRGPFEKWLARWDPDHDVYARRVTTSVVCADYFAQRDDALRAHATQIDPNGDFFAAPIAWQQRLWPTEEYELARSRVPTALPETDLFAGIEDDE; encoded by the coding sequence GTGAACAAACTGCGGTTGATGGCGGTGCATGCCCACCCGGACGACGAGTCCAGCAAGGGTGCGGCCACCCTCGCGCGCTACGCCGACGAAGGCCACCGCGTGCTGGTGGTGACGCTGACCGGTGGCGAGCGCGGCGACATCCTCAACCCGGCGATGGACCTGCCCGAGGTGCGCGGGAACATCGCCGACGTGCGCCGCGACGAGATGGCCAAGGCGGCCAGCATCCTCGGCGTCGAACAGACCTGGCTGGGGTTCGTCGACTCCGGGCTGCCCAAGGGCGATCCGCCGCCGCCGCTGCCCGACGACTGCTTCGCGCGGGTGCCGCTGGAGGTGTCGACCGCCGCGCTGGTGCGGGTGATCCGGGAGTTCCGTCCGCACGTGATGACCACCTACGACGAGAACGGCGGCTATCCGCACCCCGATCACATCCGCTGCCACCAGGTGTCGGTCGCGGCCTACGAGGCCGCCGCCGACGCGCGCCGGTTCCCCGAATCCGGGCGGGTCTGGTCGGTGGGCAAGCTGTACTACAACCACGGCTTCCTGCGTGAACGCATGCAGATGCTGCAGGACGAGTTCGCCAAACACGGCCAACGCGGCCCGTTCGAGAAATGGCTGGCGCGCTGGGATCCCGACCACGACGTCTACGCCAGGCGGGTGACCACCAGCGTGGTGTGCGCCGACTACTTCGCCCAACGCGACGACGCGCTGCGCGCGCATGCCACCCAGATCGACCCCAACGGGGATTTCTTCGCCGCGCCGATCGCGTGGCAGCAACGGCTGTGGCCGACCGAAGAGTACGAACTGGCCCGGTCCCGGGTGCCGACCGCGCTGCCGGAGACCGACCTTTTCGCCGGAATCGAGGACGACGAGTGA
- a CDS encoding thioredoxin domain-containing protein: MSPAEPGAGTGRNLLASASSPYLRQHADNPVHWRPWTPEALAEAAERDVPILLSIGYAACHWCHVMAHESFADEQVAAVMNADFVCIKVDREERPDLDAVYMSATIALTGHGGWPMTCFLTPDGRPFYCGTYYPKAAFVELLAAVTNTWTGRRGELEQASDHIAHELAARESGLPSGGRGLDAQLCDMAVTAVLDDEDHTHGGFGGAPKFPPSTLLEALLRHHERTGAPASLAAVRRAGTAMARGGLYDQLAGGFARYSVDDAWVVPHFEKMLYDNALLLRGYAHWARRTGDPVARRVAAQTAEFLLTELADGDLFASSLDADAAGVEGGSYVWTPAQLAEILGDDDGRWAAAVFDVGAAGTFERGTSVLQLPVDPDDTSRFDRVRTTLLAARLTRAQPARDDKVVSAWNGLAITALAEAAVALDRPDLHAAAAACATALHATHLVDGRLRRTSLGGRVGQSPAGLDDHGMVAVGLLTLYQLDGRRHWLDAALELLETAVAHFVDPDAAGRWFDSADDAEQLLYRPADPIDGPTPSGAAAITEALLLAGCLADGARAERYGQLAAATLDRHAVLLERAPRSAGHWLAVAEAAVTGPLQIAVACDPADSALLAQARRIAPGGAIVVAGAVDSAPLLAGRDRVDGADAAYVCRGRVCALPVTTGDELAAMLRD; the protein is encoded by the coding sequence ATGAGCCCGGCTGAGCCCGGCGCCGGGACCGGGCGCAACCTGCTCGCGTCGGCGTCGAGTCCGTACCTGCGTCAACACGCCGACAACCCGGTGCACTGGCGCCCGTGGACACCGGAGGCGCTGGCCGAGGCCGCCGAGCGCGATGTGCCGATCCTGCTGTCGATCGGCTACGCCGCGTGCCACTGGTGCCACGTGATGGCCCACGAGTCGTTCGCCGACGAGCAGGTGGCGGCGGTGATGAACGCCGACTTCGTCTGCATCAAGGTCGACCGTGAGGAACGTCCCGACCTCGACGCGGTGTACATGAGCGCCACGATCGCGCTGACCGGCCACGGCGGCTGGCCGATGACCTGTTTCCTGACCCCCGACGGCCGGCCCTTCTACTGCGGCACCTACTACCCGAAGGCCGCGTTCGTGGAGCTGCTGGCCGCGGTCACCAACACCTGGACCGGCCGCCGCGGTGAGCTGGAACAGGCCTCCGATCACATCGCCCACGAGCTCGCCGCCCGCGAATCGGGTCTGCCGTCCGGCGGTCGGGGCCTGGACGCGCAGCTCTGCGACATGGCGGTCACCGCCGTGCTCGACGACGAGGACCACACCCACGGCGGGTTCGGCGGCGCCCCCAAATTCCCCCCGTCGACGCTGCTGGAGGCGCTGCTGCGCCACCACGAGCGGACCGGGGCGCCGGCGTCGCTGGCGGCGGTGCGCCGGGCCGGCACCGCCATGGCCCGCGGCGGCCTCTACGACCAGCTTGCCGGCGGGTTCGCCCGCTACAGCGTCGACGACGCGTGGGTGGTGCCGCACTTCGAGAAGATGCTCTACGACAACGCGCTGCTGCTGCGCGGGTATGCGCACTGGGCGCGGCGCACCGGCGATCCGGTGGCGCGCCGGGTCGCCGCGCAGACCGCCGAATTCCTGCTGACCGAGTTGGCCGACGGCGATTTGTTCGCCTCGTCGCTGGACGCCGACGCCGCCGGCGTGGAAGGCGGCAGCTACGTGTGGACCCCGGCGCAGCTGGCCGAGATCCTCGGCGACGACGACGGCCGGTGGGCGGCCGCGGTGTTCGACGTCGGCGCCGCCGGCACCTTCGAGCGGGGCACCTCCGTGCTGCAACTGCCGGTCGACCCCGACGACACCTCGCGGTTCGACCGGGTGCGCACCACCTTGCTGGCCGCCCGGCTGACCCGCGCCCAGCCCGCCCGCGACGACAAGGTGGTGAGCGCCTGGAACGGGCTGGCCATCACCGCGCTGGCCGAGGCCGCGGTCGCGTTGGACCGGCCGGATCTGCATGCCGCCGCGGCGGCGTGCGCCACCGCGCTGCACGCCACCCACCTGGTCGACGGCCGGTTGCGTCGCACCAGCCTGGGCGGCCGGGTGGGCCAGAGCCCGGCCGGCCTCGACGACCACGGCATGGTCGCGGTCGGGCTGTTGACGCTGTATCAACTCGACGGGCGGCGGCACTGGCTCGACGCCGCCCTGGAGCTCCTCGAGACCGCCGTCGCCCATTTCGTCGACCCCGACGCCGCGGGCCGGTGGTTCGACAGCGCCGACGACGCCGAACAGCTGCTCTACCGCCCGGCCGACCCGATCGACGGGCCGACCCCCTCGGGGGCGGCGGCGATCACCGAAGCGCTGCTGTTGGCCGGCTGCCTGGCCGACGGCGCCCGCGCCGAACGCTACGGGCAGCTGGCCGCCGCGACGCTGGATCGCCACGCGGTGCTGCTGGAGCGCGCCCCGCGCTCGGCCGGGCACTGGCTGGCGGTGGCCGAGGCCGCCGTCACCGGGCCGCTGCAGATCGCCGTCGCCTGCGATCCGGCCGACTCGGCGCTGCTGGCCCAGGCCCGCCGGATCGCCCCCGGCGGGGCGATCGTGGTCGCCGGCGCGGTGGACTCCGCACCGCTGCTGGCCGGGCGTGACCGGGTCGACGGCGCCGACGCCGCCTACGTGTGCCGGGGCCGCGTCTGCGCCCTGCCGGTCACCACCGGTGACGAGCTGGCGGCGATGTTGCGCGACTGA
- a CDS encoding nuclear transport factor 2 family protein yields the protein MTATPDTRRAKALTDTVHRYLDLVATGTAEQLAALYADDATVEDPVGGEVHIGRESIRRFYTAIENAERRCELVTLRVAGNEAAFVFTLTLTVGDHRMRIEPIDVMAFNDDGRIAAMKAYWSPENVTQL from the coding sequence ATGACCGCCACCCCAGACACCCGGCGCGCGAAGGCCCTCACCGACACCGTCCACCGCTACCTCGATCTGGTCGCCACCGGCACCGCCGAGCAGCTGGCCGCGCTCTACGCCGACGACGCCACCGTGGAGGACCCGGTCGGCGGCGAGGTGCACATCGGGCGGGAGTCGATCCGCCGGTTCTACACCGCGATCGAAAACGCCGAACGCCGTTGCGAACTGGTCACCCTGCGGGTCGCCGGCAACGAGGCGGCGTTCGTGTTCACGCTGACCCTGACCGTCGGGGACCACCGGATGCGCATCGAACCGATCGATGTGATGGCGTTCAACGACGACGGCCGGATCGCGGCGATGAAGGCCTACTGGTCGCCGGAGAACGTCACCCAGCTGTAG
- the trhA gene encoding PAQR family membrane homeostasis protein TrhA: MSMQTGTTGVPAAAAPAAPAVPPPAARPRARGWIHLVSAIVAVAAGATLIAVTWPLAGLEAGLSTFIYTVSVVGMFAVSATYHRITWQSVNARIRMKRLDHAMIFVFIAGTYTPFAVLAMTPAQGEMVLLIVWGGALAGVLLKLCWPTAPKWVGVPLYLLLGWVSAFYIAAIMHHAGVAAMVLLAVGGVLYSVGAILYALKWPDPWPATFGYHEFFHACTAIAAICQYIAIWFAALY, translated from the coding sequence GTGAGCATGCAGACCGGCACCACCGGCGTGCCCGCCGCAGCGGCCCCGGCGGCCCCGGCGGTCCCGCCGCCGGCCGCCCGGCCGCGTGCGCGGGGCTGGATCCATCTGGTGTCGGCGATCGTGGCGGTCGCCGCGGGCGCCACGCTGATCGCGGTGACCTGGCCGCTGGCGGGCCTGGAGGCGGGTCTGTCGACGTTCATCTACACCGTGTCGGTGGTGGGGATGTTCGCGGTCAGCGCGACCTACCACCGCATCACCTGGCAGTCGGTGAACGCCCGGATCCGGATGAAACGGCTCGATCACGCGATGATCTTCGTGTTCATCGCCGGCACCTACACGCCGTTCGCGGTGCTGGCGATGACCCCCGCCCAAGGGGAGATGGTGCTGTTGATCGTCTGGGGCGGCGCGCTGGCCGGGGTGCTGCTCAAGCTGTGTTGGCCGACCGCACCGAAATGGGTGGGGGTGCCGCTGTATCTGCTGCTGGGCTGGGTGTCGGCGTTTTACATCGCGGCGATCATGCACCACGCCGGGGTGGCCGCGATGGTGCTGCTGGCCGTCGGTGGTGTGTTGTACAGCGTCGGGGCGATCCTCTACGCGCTGAAGTGGCCCGACCCGTGGCCCGCCACGTTCGGCTATCACGAGTTCTTCCACGCCTGCACCGCGATCGCCGCGATCTGCCAGTACATCGCGATCTGGTTCGCCGCGCTGTACTGA
- a CDS encoding (2Z,6E)-farnesyl diphosphate synthase, giving the protein MAIIPARLKEPMYRVYEMRLRQELAAHRSQLPRHIAVLCDGNRRWARDAGYDDVSYGYRMGAAKIAEMLRWCQDAGIDMATVYLLSTENLQRDPEELGALIEIITEVVEEICAPDNRWSVRTVGDLELLGAEPSRRLRDAVERASAAPNGAFHVNVAVGYGGRREIVDAVRALLNKELANGGSAERLVEAVTAEAISENLYTSGQPDPDLVIRTSGEQRLSGFLLWQSAYSEMWFTEAHWPAFRRVDFLRALRDYAARSRRFGR; this is encoded by the coding sequence GTGGCGATCATTCCTGCACGTCTCAAAGAGCCCATGTACCGGGTGTACGAGATGCGGCTGCGCCAGGAACTGGCGGCCCACCGATCGCAGCTGCCGCGCCACATCGCGGTGCTCTGCGACGGCAACCGACGCTGGGCCCGCGACGCCGGCTACGACGACGTCAGCTACGGCTACCGGATGGGGGCGGCCAAGATCGCCGAGATGCTGCGCTGGTGTCAGGACGCCGGCATCGACATGGCCACCGTCTACCTGCTGTCGACGGAGAACCTGCAGCGTGACCCCGAGGAGCTCGGGGCGCTCATCGAGATCATCACCGAGGTCGTCGAGGAGATCTGCGCCCCGGACAACCGCTGGAGTGTGCGCACCGTCGGGGACTTGGAGCTGCTCGGCGCCGAACCGTCGCGGCGGCTGCGCGACGCCGTCGAGCGGGCCTCGGCGGCGCCCAACGGCGCCTTCCACGTCAACGTCGCCGTCGGCTACGGCGGTCGCCGCGAGATCGTCGACGCGGTGCGTGCGCTGCTCAACAAGGAACTGGCCAACGGCGGCAGCGCCGAGCGGCTCGTCGAGGCGGTCACCGCCGAGGCCATCTCGGAGAATCTCTACACCTCCGGGCAACCCGACCCCGACCTGGTGATCCGCACCTCCGGCGAGCAGCGGCTCTCCGGGTTCCTGCTGTGGCAGAGCGCCTACTCGGAGATGTGGTTCACCGAGGCGCACTGGCCGGCGTTTCGCCGGGTGGACTTCCTGCGGGCGCTGCGCGACTATGCCGCCCGCAGCCGCCGCTTCGGCCGGTAG
- a CDS encoding alpha/beta fold hydrolase, giving the protein MTGADAGAARRAEIDLTIGTVRYRDEGAGPPLVFVHGVFVDGTLWQPVVDRLRDRFRCLTPDWPLGAHTVPTRPGAEVTPRGVAHAIGEFLAALDLREVTLVANDTGGAITQLLLADGCERVARVVLTPCDSFDNFLPRSLRILQVAPRVPGLLTLGAVLMGPRWVQRQVYRTLAKRPVAASTLANWMRPFRTDPAVRADAGRFLRAIDRADTLAAADRLSEFTAPVLLLWARHAPYFPYRHAERWAAILPDATLVEVPDSRTFVCRDQPEFTADRIAAFAAAPSVR; this is encoded by the coding sequence GTGACCGGCGCCGACGCCGGGGCCGCCCGGCGCGCCGAGATCGACCTGACGATCGGCACCGTGCGTTACCGCGACGAGGGCGCCGGCCCGCCGCTGGTGTTCGTGCACGGCGTCTTCGTCGACGGAACCCTGTGGCAACCGGTCGTCGACCGGCTGCGCGACCGGTTCCGCTGCCTGACCCCGGACTGGCCGCTGGGGGCGCACACCGTGCCGACCCGACCCGGCGCCGAGGTGACCCCGCGTGGCGTCGCCCACGCGATCGGGGAGTTCCTCGCCGCGCTGGACCTGCGCGAGGTCACCCTGGTGGCCAACGACACCGGCGGCGCGATCACCCAACTGCTGCTGGCCGACGGCTGTGAGCGGGTGGCGCGGGTGGTGTTGACCCCCTGCGACTCGTTCGACAACTTCCTGCCGCGCTCGCTGCGGATCCTGCAGGTCGCGCCGCGGGTGCCGGGCCTGCTGACCCTCGGCGCGGTGCTGATGGGGCCGCGGTGGGTCCAACGGCAGGTCTACCGCACCCTGGCCAAGCGGCCGGTCGCGGCGTCGACCCTCGCGAACTGGATGCGCCCGTTTCGCACCGACCCGGCCGTGCGCGCCGACGCGGGCCGCTTCCTGCGCGCCATCGACCGCGCCGACACCCTCGCGGCCGCCGACCGTCTCAGCGAGTTCACCGCCCCGGTGCTGCTGCTGTGGGCCCGCCACGCCCCCTACTTCCCCTACCGGCACGCCGAGCGGTGGGCGGCGATCCTGCCGGACGCGACCCTGGTCGAGGTGCCCGACAGCCGCACCTTCGTCTGCCGCGACCAGCCGGAGTTCACCGCCGACCGCATCGCCGCGTTCGCCGCCGCGCCGAGCGTGCGCTGA